GAATAGATGCCCAGGTTGATAATCAAATTTGTGTTGGTTGATACATTGCTTCCCCGTTCCGGAAAGGATATATACCAATTGAAAAAAACTATGTGTATGTTCCCGCATCGGACATTCGTTCAATGTCTGAAAGCTTATGGAGTAGGGTTCGTACAGGTTTTCGCTATACATATTACAAACTTAGATAAATTCATTTATATGCAATATAATCGCGTTGCATATAAAAGAAATATTCAATACATGTATATCTTATAAGGCGTTCATGAGGGCTAAAGCCGCTTGTAAATCTTTCCTCCGCTATTGAGAATTTTTTTATAGAGGAAATATACTGAATTAAGGAAAATTTATACAATAAAAAAGCTATATATCGGTTTAATTTTGCTTAAAAATCAGCTATATGAAAATATTAATTGTATTAGCGCACCCAGAAACCCAGAGTTTCAATGCTGCCATGTTTCGAAAAGCCATCGAAACGTTACGAATAGAAGGGCACGAGGTCAAAACTTCGGATTTATATCGTATGAACTTCAATCCCGTGTCGGACAGGCACAATTTCACCACGGTAAAAGACAGCTCGTTTCTGAAATTGCAATTGGAAGAAATGCATGCAACAGAAGCAGGAAGCTTTAGCCCCGAGTTAAGAACCGAGCAGGAAAAAGTGGAATGGTGCAATCTGATGATCTGGCAATTTCCCCTATGGTGGTTTGCCTTGCCTTCTATTCTGAAAGGATGGGCAGATCGTGTTTTTGCCATGGGCAAGGCCTATAGCAATGGAAATTTGTATGAGCAAGGCCTTTTCAAAGGAAAAAAAGCCCTCTTGTCTGTCACCACCGGAAGCCCTGAGAAAGCCTTCCTCAAAGACGGTTTACAAGGGGATATCAACGCTATATTACGACCTATACATCGAGGGATTTTTGAGTTTACGGGGTTTTCCGTATTGAGGCCACAGCTCAGTTACGCCGTAGCGCGCCAGACGGCAGAAGAAAGAAGCGCCGAACTTGAAAAATGGAGCAAGCGATTGAAAAGTATCCTCCATGAAGAAAAAATCAATGTGGGCGTATATTAAACGAAGGAGCAAGTACGGGTAAAAGACCCCACTTATTCGTTAACTTTCAGTCTTCCGCGTGGAAGGTGTTAGTACGCCTGAGCTGAAGGAAACGGCATTACCTAAAGCCAAGCAAAGCGTTGAAGCGTTTACTTTCTAAGCATTGATATATCTTTATATGTAATGCTGAGTAACGCTCCGCTCGGATAACGCATTTGAAACCCGGGCAGGAGCCTCAAGTGCAAAAAGATTCGGTAAGTTTATGCGCCATATCTAAATTTAACAACAATCTGTCCAACTCGCATCTTCGTCATATTCCATCAAAGGCACTGCATCGTTCTTGCTCGAGAGTTGTCCGACCAGCATAGTCAAATCCATATGGACATGCTGCTGCGTAATGTCAACGAGTTCCCGGCTAAACCCGGCATCCCGCAATACCAACACCATGTCAAAACAGATCACCCGGGAAATGATTCTGCCCAGGGT
This Olivibacter sp. SDN3 DNA region includes the following protein-coding sequences:
- a CDS encoding NAD(P)H-dependent oxidoreductase, with amino-acid sequence MKILIVLAHPETQSFNAAMFRKAIETLRIEGHEVKTSDLYRMNFNPVSDRHNFTTVKDSSFLKLQLEEMHATEAGSFSPELRTEQEKVEWCNLMIWQFPLWWFALPSILKGWADRVFAMGKAYSNGNLYEQGLFKGKKALLSVTTGSPEKAFLKDGLQGDINAILRPIHRGIFEFTGFSVLRPQLSYAVARQTAEERSAELEKWSKRLKSILHEEKINVGVY